From one Triticum aestivum cultivar Chinese Spring chromosome 4B, IWGSC CS RefSeq v2.1, whole genome shotgun sequence genomic stretch:
- the LOC123091112 gene encoding 4-coumarate--CoA ligase-like 7 encodes MSSAHGGAMDARSGYCATTKSFRSLRPPLPLPPADVPLTFPAFALSLLPYPLPAHPALLDAATGESVSYPAFLSQVRALAAALRSRALPVGRGDVAFVLAPTRLDVPVLYFALLAVGVAVSPANPALTAGEVSRLVSLSGASVAFAVSSTAAKLPAGLPTVLLDSPHFRSLLNNDQGENESAPLDAGAVRQSATATIQYSSGTSGRVKAVALSHRSFIAMGAGLHAQHVKSRKGVERNLMSAPMFHSMGFSSVLNGLAQGLTMVVITAAAARAGLRGMLEAAERWEVTEIMAAPPLLLGITKDRCRLKSLVRVVCGGAPLPTSVAEQFRRRFPHVDLRTGYGSTEAGVVSVMVDRDECSHVGSAGRIFHGIEAKIIDIVTGEHLSIGQKGELCLRSPFIMTGYVGDDEATAAAFDSESWLKTGDLCYIDQDGFLFVVDRLKELIKYKAYQVAPVELELILQSLPEIVDAAVMPYPHEEAGEIPMALVVRQPGSKITEAQVMEHVAKQVAPYKKVRKVLFIDSIPRSPAGKILRRQLSSHLSRL; translated from the exons ATGTCCAGCGCCCACGGCGGAGCCATGGACGCCCGCAGCGGCTACTGCGCAACAACCAAGTCATTCCGCAGTCTCCGCCCACCGCTGCCTCTGCCACCAGCGGACGTCCCACTCACATTCCCTGCCTTCGCGCTGTCGCTGCTGCCGTACCCTCTCCCCGCCCACCCCGCGCTCCTCGACGCCGCCACCGGCGAGTCCGTCTCCTACCCGGCGTTCCTGTCCCAGGTGCGCGCGCTCGCGGCCGCCCTGCGCTCGCGCGCGCTCCCGGTCGGCCGCGGCGACGTGGCCTTCGTCCTTGCCCCCACGCGGCTCGACGTGCCCGTGCTCTACTTCGCGCTCCTCGCCGTCGGCGTCGCCGTGTCCCCGGCCAACCCGGCCCTCACCGCCGGCGAGGTGTCTCGCCTCGTCTCCCTGTCCGGCGCCTCCGTCGCCTTCGCGGTCTCGTCCACCGCCGCCAAGCTCCCCGCCGGCCTCCCCACCGTCCTCCTCGACTCCCcgcacttccgctccctcttgaaCAACGACCAAGGGGAGAACGAGTCGGCCCCGCTCGACGCCGGTGCGGTGCGCCAGTCCGCGACAGCGACCATCCAGTACTCCTCCGGCACGTCAGGGCGGGTGAAGGCGGTGGCCCTGTCGCACAGGAGCTTCATAGCGATGGGGGCGGGGCTGCACGCCCAGCACGTGAAGTCGAGGAAGGGCGTCGAGAGGAATCTGATGAGTGCTCCCATGTTCCACTCCATGGGTTTCTCGTCCGTGCTCAACGGGCTGGCGCAGGGGCTTACGATGGTCGTGATTACGGCCGCGGCCGCGCGGGCAGGGTTGAGGGGGATGCTGGAGGCAGCGGAGCGGTGGGAGGTCACGGAGATCATGGCGGCGCCTCCCTTGCTGCTGGGCATAACCAAAGACAGGTGCCGGCTGAAGAGTCTGGTGCGGGTGGTCTGCGGCGGCGCCCCTCTGCCGACGTCGGTGGCGGAGCAGTTCCGTCGGCGCTTCCCTCACGTGGATCTACGCACG GGTTATGGCTCAACTGAGGCTGGGGTCGTATCCGTGATGGTCGACCGGGACGAGTGCTCCCACGTAGGCTCCGCCGGCCGCATCTTCCACGGCATCGAGGCGAAGATCATCGACATCGTCACCGGCGAGCACTTGTCCATCGGGCAGAAAGGGGAGCTGTGTTTGAGAAGCCCTTTCATCATGACAG GCTACGTAGGCGACGACGAGGCGACCGCAGCCGCTTTCGATTCGGAAAGCTGGCTGAAGACCGGCGACCTTTGCTACATTGATCAGGATGGGTTTCTGTTCGTGGTGGACAGGCTCAAGGAGCTCATCAAGTACAAGGCCTATCAG GTCGCGCCTGTAGAGCTGGAGCTTATCCTTCAATCGTTGCCAGAAATTGTTGATGCTGCAGTTATGCC ATATCCTCACGAAGAGGCGGGAGAGATACCCATGGCGCTCGTGGTGAGGCAACCCGGTAGCAAGATCACTGAGGCACAAGTCATGGAGCATGTGGCGAAGCAGGTGGCGCCGTACAAGAAGGTCCGCAAGGTGCTCTTCATCGACTCCATACCCAGATCGCCGGCCGGGAAGATCTTGAGAAGGCAGTTGTCCAGCCATCTGTCCAGACTGTGA